A region from the Volucribacter amazonae genome encodes:
- the thiE gene encoding thiamine phosphate synthase, with translation MQTKLSLYFVAGSQDFRHFTGNPCEHFLNTLNQALQAGISCFQFRDKGAFSLAAQPQQQKQLAIQCRDLCRQYQVPFIINDDVNLAIAIEADGIHVGQTDTSIAEIKRKTDRTFILGLSINTLSQALASDNNPDIDYFGVGPIFPTQSKEDPKPVVGLNFIQQLRQAGIKKPIVAIGGIKHPQDCRYLRQTGANGIAVISAISQSPNIAQSVQQLLTT, from the coding sequence ATGCAAACCAAACTTTCTCTTTATTTTGTCGCTGGTAGCCAAGACTTTCGCCATTTCACTGGCAACCCTTGCGAACATTTTCTCAATACCTTAAACCAAGCCTTGCAAGCAGGCATTAGTTGCTTTCAATTTCGTGATAAAGGGGCATTTTCTCTTGCCGCGCAACCACAGCAACAAAAACAGCTCGCCATTCAATGCCGAGATTTATGTCGTCAATACCAAGTCCCCTTTATCATCAATGATGACGTCAACTTAGCAATAGCGATTGAAGCCGATGGTATTCACGTTGGGCAGACCGATACCTCTATCGCAGAAATTAAACGCAAAACTGACCGCACTTTTATACTAGGCTTATCCATTAACACCTTATCCCAAGCCTTAGCCAGCGATAATAACCCAGATATTGATTATTTTGGTGTTGGGCCGATTTTTCCTACTCAATCCAAAGAAGATCCCAAACCCGTGGTAGGCTTAAACTTCATTCAACAGCTTAGACAAGCAGGGATAAAAAAGCCTATTGTCGCCATTGGTGGCATCAAACACCCTCAAGATTGTCGCTACCTACGTCAAACTGGGGCTAATGGTATTGCTGTCATTTCCGCCATTAGCCAATCCCCCAACATCGCCCAAAGCGTGCAACAACTACTTACCACCTAA
- a CDS encoding xylulokinase, producing the protein MQKEKEIIDSGQAIIGIELGSTRIKSVMINSKGKILAIGIAEWENDFIDNIWTYSQQEIWKKLQESYLNLVKTVKDKYHTNIIKVKSIGISAMMHGYLPFDKQGNQLVPFRTWRNNITARAADKLTSLFQYPIPQRWSIAHLYNAILNNEPHIQKIDYITTLSGYVHWQLTGEKCLGIGDASGMFPIDTKYFSYNQKMIELFERKVTNLKLNWKLKDILPKVLVAGKPAGVLTKQGARLLDPTGYLEAGIPLCPPEGDAGTGMIATNCIKEKMGNISAGTSAFAMVVLNKPLSQVYSELDIVTTPAGKLVAMAHSNNCSSHINSWVSLFSECLQHFGITVYNEELYETLFLQALQGDNDCGNLLSYGFLSGEHNLGLSEGCRIFIHPTHGHFNLANFIRVQLYTAFAAMKLGMDILIEQEKVEINHILGHGGIFKTENVAQKILASALNIPLATTNTASNGGAWGIALLANFIDKLYQNESLEYYLDNYIFANTALNLIEPDEQIIKGYKAFMKRYKKAIPVVKTAIDVGVNR; encoded by the coding sequence ATGCAAAAAGAAAAAGAGATTATAGATAGCGGACAAGCAATAATAGGAATAGAGTTAGGCTCAACAAGAATAAAATCTGTTATGATTAATTCTAAAGGAAAAATCTTAGCTATTGGTATTGCTGAGTGGGAAAATGATTTTATTGATAATATTTGGACTTATTCACAACAAGAAATATGGAAAAAATTACAGGAGTCATATCTTAATTTAGTTAAAACCGTTAAAGATAAATACCACACTAATATTATTAAGGTAAAATCAATCGGAATAAGTGCAATGATGCATGGTTATTTACCATTTGATAAACAGGGAAATCAACTCGTTCCATTTAGGACTTGGAGAAATAATATTACTGCCAGAGCAGCAGATAAATTAACCTCTTTGTTTCAATACCCTATTCCACAGCGTTGGAGTATTGCGCACCTTTATAACGCGATATTGAATAATGAACCTCATATTCAGAAAATTGATTATATAACTACATTATCTGGTTATGTCCACTGGCAATTAACTGGGGAAAAGTGTTTAGGAATTGGCGATGCCTCAGGAATGTTTCCTATTGATACCAAGTATTTTTCTTATAATCAAAAAATGATAGAACTTTTTGAAAGGAAAGTTACGAACTTAAAACTTAATTGGAAATTAAAAGATATTTTGCCTAAAGTCCTCGTTGCGGGGAAACCCGCAGGCGTATTAACTAAACAGGGAGCTAGGTTACTTGATCCCACAGGGTATTTAGAAGCTGGTATTCCATTATGTCCGCCAGAAGGTGATGCTGGAACAGGAATGATTGCTACAAATTGTATTAAGGAAAAGATGGGGAATATTTCGGCAGGTACATCAGCGTTTGCTATGGTTGTATTGAATAAACCTCTATCTCAAGTATATTCTGAGTTAGATATTGTTACAACTCCAGCAGGAAAATTAGTTGCAATGGCACATTCAAATAATTGCTCATCGCATATTAATAGTTGGGTATCATTATTTAGTGAATGCTTACAACATTTTGGTATCACTGTTTACAATGAAGAACTTTATGAAACTTTGTTTCTTCAAGCATTACAAGGTGATAATGATTGTGGAAACTTATTATCTTATGGTTTTTTATCAGGTGAACACAATTTAGGATTATCTGAAGGCTGCAGAATTTTTATTCATCCGACTCATGGACATTTTAATTTAGCAAATTTTATTAGAGTACAACTATATACAGCATTTGCAGCAATGAAGTTAGGTATGGATATTTTAATAGAGCAGGAAAAAGTGGAAATTAATCATATTTTGGGACATGGAGGAATCTTTAAAACAGAAAATGTTGCTCAAAAGATTCTTGCCTCAGCATTAAATATCCCTCTTGCAACAACAAATACAGCATCAAATGGCGGTGCTTGGGGTATAGCATTACTTGCTAATTTTATTGATAAACTTTACCAAAATGAAAGTTTAGAATATTATCTAGATAATTATATTTTTGCAAATACAGCATTAAATTTAATTGAGCCTGATGAGCAAATTATAAAAGGTTATAAAGCATTTATGAAACGATATAAAAAGGCAATTCCAGTGGTAAAAACCGCTATTGATGTTGGAGTTAATCGGTAA
- a CDS encoding transposase: protein MVYQNTMISSFFEAWFERTLLPSFTQKSVIILDNACFHRMGILQVMANKREHHILPLTPYSPELHPIECTWANIKRYMRAVLLCSGNLADMLVYHSYFN from the coding sequence ATGGTGTATCAAAACACTATGATTAGTAGTTTTTTTGAAGCTTGGTTTGAGCGTACTTTACTCCCCTCATTCACACAGAAATCAGTCATTATTTTGGATAATGCATGTTTTCATAGAATGGGTATTTTGCAAGTAATGGCAAATAAGCGGGAACACCATATTTTACCGCTGACACCTTATTCGCCAGAACTTCATCCCATTGAATGCACTTGGGCAAATATTAAGAGATATATGCGTGCTGTACTACTTTGTTCGGGTAACTTGGCGGATATGTTAGTGTATCATTCTTATTTTAATTAA
- the tenA gene encoding thiaminase II yields MTFQQLKQQCPYWQDYINHPFVQQLRQGTLPLANFRYYLQQDYLFLLQFTRTWGLAVYKSDNLADMRAAQQGINAMLDQEIQLHIQYCQQYGVTEQQLQQLEEHPACIAYTRYVLDCGLTGTLTELHTALAPCILGYAEIGKQAATQSPANNPYQSWIDMYASQDYQTAAQQAENTLNRLLAQPHQQNKIQQIFNTAVRMEIAFWQMGLENKVEEE; encoded by the coding sequence ATGACCTTTCAACAACTCAAACAACAATGCCCATATTGGCAAGACTATATCAACCACCCCTTTGTTCAACAACTGCGTCAAGGCACCCTCCCTCTCGCCAACTTTCGTTACTATTTACAACAAGATTATCTTTTTCTCCTTCAATTCACCCGCACTTGGGGCTTAGCCGTTTATAAAAGCGACAATCTTGCCGATATGCGCGCCGCTCAACAGGGCATTAACGCTATGCTTGACCAAGAAATTCAACTGCATATCCAATATTGCCAGCAATACGGCGTAACCGAACAACAGCTCCAACAACTTGAAGAACACCCTGCCTGCATCGCCTACACGCGCTATGTCTTAGACTGTGGCTTAACAGGCACACTCACCGAATTACACACCGCCCTCGCCCCTTGCATACTGGGCTACGCCGAAATTGGCAAACAGGCAGCCACCCAAAGCCCAGCGAACAACCCTTACCAAAGCTGGATTGATATGTACGCCAGCCAAGACTACCAAACCGCCGCCCAACAAGCGGAAAACACCCTAAACCGCTTACTCGCACAACCTCATCAGCAAAACAAAATCCAACAGATTTTTAACACAGCGGTAAGAATGGAAATCGCTTTTTGGCAAATGGGGTTAGAAAATAAAGTTGAAGAGGAATAA
- a CDS encoding ABC transporter permease, whose translation MKIMVDLSIKYLLILLLITIIIFSILIPNIFWSISNFQSIATQIPILGILTLAMVIPMLTGGINLSIIATMNACSLIIAYIVTQYGVTFSFTIGLLLAIIIGLFNGILIAKVKVSPILATLGTMTLINGLNILTTNGSTIANFPNIILSINTLEVFFIPIPIVVFSLLSLLVWFIFEKTTLGKEIYFIGNNEKATLYSGINTDKVIILVYVLSSLLCFFAAILMMAKLNSAKASYGDSYLLISILAAVLGGINPDGGKGKIIGVIIALFLLQIIESGLNILGISSYITLILWGMLLILFIFLQNKSLLQKKL comes from the coding sequence ATGAAAATAATGGTTGATTTATCTATTAAATATTTATTAATTTTATTATTAATTACTATAATTATATTCAGTATATTAATTCCTAATATATTTTGGTCAATTTCAAACTTCCAATCTATTGCCACCCAGATACCAATATTAGGTATTTTAACGCTAGCAATGGTTATTCCAATGTTAACAGGTGGAATAAATTTATCAATTATCGCAACAATGAATGCTTGTTCTTTAATTATTGCTTATATTGTTACTCAATATGGCGTTACTTTTTCTTTTACTATAGGACTATTATTAGCGATTATTATTGGCCTATTTAACGGAATATTAATTGCTAAAGTCAAAGTATCCCCTATTTTAGCCACATTAGGTACAATGACTCTGATTAATGGCTTAAATATCCTAACTACTAATGGTTCTACAATAGCTAATTTCCCAAATATAATTTTATCAATCAATACACTAGAAGTATTTTTTATTCCTATTCCTATTGTAGTTTTTTCATTATTATCATTATTGGTATGGTTTATTTTTGAGAAAACAACTTTGGGTAAAGAAATTTACTTTATTGGTAATAACGAGAAAGCAACGCTATATTCTGGAATTAATACAGATAAAGTAATTATATTAGTTTATGTTTTATCATCATTACTCTGTTTTTTTGCTGCTATACTAATGATGGCAAAACTAAATTCAGCCAAGGCATCATATGGTGATTCTTATTTGTTAATTTCAATCCTGGCTGCAGTATTAGGGGGAATCAATCCTGATGGAGGCAAAGGGAAAATAATTGGCGTAATTATCGCTTTGTTTTTACTACAAATAATAGAAAGTGGATTAAATATATTAGGTATTAGTAGTTATATCACCTTAATTTTATGGGGAATGCTACTCATATTATTTATTTTTCTACAAAATAAATCTCTCTTACAAAAAAAATTATAA
- a CDS encoding autoinducer 2 ABC transporter substrate-binding protein: MNKMVFKKLFSILLLSCCSHFALASDYEVVNISKIDGMPWFNRMAGGVIQAGKDNNVNAYQVGPSNTDAPQQVKLIEDLIAKKVNAISIVPNDANALEPVLKKAKQNGIVILTNESVGQPSADWDIEIIDNAQFAADYVEEVAKTIGGKGGYVLYVGGLTVPQHNLWADLFINYQKKHYPEMFEVTSRMPVAENINDARRTTLDLVKAYPELKAVISFGSQGPIGAGLAVKEKRLKGKLNVFGMMIPSQAASLIKSGDITMGITYDPASAGYALAYVAAKVLKGEKIEEGFSIPNIGSAKVDQEKRLLQFHNVLRVTKENINELY, translated from the coding sequence ATGAATAAAATGGTATTTAAGAAATTATTTTCTATTTTATTATTATCTTGTTGTAGTCATTTTGCACTAGCATCAGATTATGAAGTAGTAAATATTTCTAAAATTGACGGTATGCCTTGGTTTAATCGTATGGCAGGGGGCGTTATTCAGGCTGGTAAGGATAATAATGTCAATGCTTATCAAGTTGGCCCATCTAATACAGATGCTCCTCAACAGGTAAAATTAATTGAAGATTTGATTGCTAAAAAAGTCAATGCAATCTCTATTGTACCTAATGATGCAAATGCTTTAGAACCTGTTTTGAAAAAAGCTAAACAAAATGGCATCGTTATTTTAACTAATGAATCTGTTGGGCAACCAAGTGCTGATTGGGATATAGAAATTATTGATAATGCCCAATTTGCAGCAGATTATGTTGAAGAAGTAGCGAAAACTATTGGAGGAAAAGGAGGGTATGTACTTTATGTTGGTGGTTTGACGGTACCTCAGCATAATTTATGGGCAGACCTTTTTATTAATTATCAGAAAAAACATTATCCAGAAATGTTTGAAGTTACGAGTAGAATGCCTGTCGCAGAAAATATCAATGATGCAAGACGTACAACACTTGATTTAGTTAAAGCGTATCCTGAATTAAAAGCCGTAATTTCTTTTGGTTCGCAAGGACCTATTGGTGCAGGTTTGGCTGTAAAAGAAAAACGATTAAAAGGTAAATTAAATGTTTTTGGAATGATGATTCCTTCTCAAGCAGCTTCATTAATTAAATCTGGTGATATTACTATGGGCATAACTTATGATCCTGCAAGTGCTGGATATGCGTTAGCTTATGTTGCAGCTAAAGTATTAAAAGGAGAAAAAATTGAAGAAGGATTTTCTATTCCAAATATAGGTTCGGCAAAAGTTGATCAAGAAAAACGTTTGCTTCAATTTCATAATGTGTTAAGAGTAACGAAAGAAAATATTAATGAATTATACTAA
- the thiD gene encoding bifunctional hydroxymethylpyrimidine kinase/phosphomethylpyrimidine kinase, with amino-acid sequence MSKMAQALTIAGSDSGGGAGIQADLKTFQMRQVFGTSVITAVTAQNTLGVFDIHTIPCGNIEAQLQAIAQDFQINAFKVGMLGCAEIIECVARQLKQYRFGYFVLDPVMIAKGGAPLLQQNAIDALIQHLLPLADVITPNIPEAETLTGININDQQSVQQAAHQLQKMGCQNVIIKGGHYLHSQSEECQDWIFTPTEQFSLTTPRIDTPHTHGTGCTFSACLTAELAKGQPLTQAIKTAKAFITAAIAQPLNIGQGHGPTNHWAYQEA; translated from the coding sequence ATGTCTAAGATGGCACAAGCATTAACCATTGCTGGCTCAGATAGTGGCGGTGGTGCAGGCATTCAGGCGGATTTAAAAACTTTCCAAATGCGTCAGGTTTTTGGCACTTCGGTGATTACGGCGGTAACCGCCCAAAATACGCTTGGTGTGTTTGATATTCATACCATTCCTTGTGGCAATATTGAGGCGCAACTCCAAGCCATTGCCCAAGATTTTCAGATTAACGCCTTTAAAGTGGGTATGCTCGGTTGCGCGGAGATTATTGAGTGTGTGGCTCGCCAATTAAAGCAATATCGTTTTGGGTATTTTGTGCTTGATCCTGTGATGATTGCCAAAGGTGGCGCGCCCTTGCTACAACAAAATGCCATTGATGCCTTAATTCAGCATTTACTGCCTCTTGCCGATGTAATTACCCCAAATATTCCAGAGGCGGAAACTTTAACGGGGATTAACATTAACGATCAACAAAGTGTGCAACAAGCGGCACACCAATTACAAAAAATGGGTTGTCAAAATGTCATTATAAAAGGGGGGCATTATCTTCATTCGCAAAGTGAGGAGTGCCAAGACTGGATTTTTACCCCTACAGAACAATTTAGCCTCACTACGCCGCGCATTGACACGCCCCATACCCATGGCACAGGTTGCACATTTTCTGCCTGTTTAACCGCCGAACTTGCCAAAGGGCAACCTTTAACACAAGCCATTAAAACCGCCAAAGCCTTTATTACCGCCGCCATTGCCCAACCCCTCAATATTGGTCAAGGGCATGGGCCAACTAACCATTGGGCTTATCAGGAGGCATAA
- a CDS encoding sugar ABC transporter ATP-binding protein, with product MAFIAISKVSKTFNGIKALNDVNLSLNYGEALCLAGQNGCGKSTLIKILSGVYQPDEGAKIQIGSSNFHYLTPKKSIEKGIQVIYQDLALFPNLTVAENIAINHYRKFGWIRKKIIYQIAQQAIEKINIDLPLDAVLETLSIAQQQLVAICRALAQNAKLLIMDEPTASLTEKEVKNLLDTVVKLKNKGISIIFVSHKLNEVMRVSDNVVVIKDGNIIGKYPVSEIDENRLGYLMTGIEIKLKRLPLSNFKHNEKVLEVKDLTLSKQYNKINFSLHKGEIISLIGLLGSGRTELCLSLFGLKKYDSGEILLNGKSIFFKNNNDAIENGIAYVSEDRMTTGLIMKESIHNNIISTILNKISNKFGIISKHRSYTYSNKLIQSLNIKVTDSDLAVNTLSGGNAQRVSIAKWLAISPKIIILDSPTIGVDIANKEGIFNIIKQLSEQGISVIFVTDEIQEAYFNSHRIFIMKKGEIIDSVCPHNTTEQQIYRVIYEDN from the coding sequence ATGGCTTTCATTGCGATTAGTAAAGTAAGTAAAACATTTAATGGAATAAAAGCATTAAATGATGTAAATCTTTCATTAAATTATGGTGAAGCACTTTGTTTAGCCGGCCAAAATGGTTGTGGTAAATCTACATTAATTAAAATATTGTCGGGGGTTTATCAGCCTGATGAAGGCGCTAAAATACAAATAGGATCAAGTAATTTTCATTATTTAACACCTAAAAAATCTATTGAAAAAGGAATTCAAGTTATTTATCAAGATTTAGCATTATTTCCAAATTTAACTGTTGCAGAGAATATAGCCATTAATCATTATAGGAAATTTGGTTGGATAAGAAAAAAGATTATTTATCAAATAGCACAACAAGCGATAGAGAAAATTAATATAGATTTACCTTTAGATGCTGTACTAGAAACATTAAGTATTGCTCAACAACAATTAGTTGCGATTTGTCGTGCTTTAGCACAGAATGCTAAATTATTAATAATGGATGAACCTACGGCATCATTAACTGAAAAAGAGGTAAAAAATTTACTAGATACTGTGGTTAAATTAAAAAACAAAGGTATTAGTATTATTTTTGTGAGCCATAAACTTAATGAAGTTATGCGTGTTTCTGACAACGTTGTCGTAATAAAAGATGGTAATATTATCGGTAAATATCCTGTCTCTGAAATTGATGAAAATCGTTTAGGATATTTGATGACAGGAATAGAAATTAAATTAAAAAGGCTACCTTTATCTAATTTCAAACATAATGAAAAAGTATTAGAAGTTAAAGATTTAACTCTATCCAAACAATATAATAAAATTAACTTTTCTTTACATAAAGGAGAAATTATCTCCTTAATAGGCTTATTGGGATCAGGAAGAACAGAATTATGTCTAAGTTTATTTGGGCTTAAAAAATATGACTCTGGTGAAATTTTACTTAATGGTAAATCTATATTTTTCAAAAACAATAATGATGCAATAGAAAATGGTATAGCTTATGTATCAGAAGACCGAATGACAACGGGATTAATCATGAAAGAGTCTATACATAATAATATTATTTCTACTATTTTGAATAAGATTAGTAATAAATTTGGAATTATTAGCAAACATAGATCTTATACATACAGTAATAAGTTAATTCAGTCTTTAAATATTAAAGTAACAGATTCAGATCTAGCAGTAAACACCTTATCTGGTGGTAATGCTCAACGTGTTTCCATTGCAAAATGGTTAGCTATATCACCTAAAATTATTATTCTTGACTCTCCCACAATAGGAGTTGATATTGCTAATAAAGAAGGTATTTTTAATATTATAAAGCAACTATCTGAACAAGGCATTTCTGTGATATTTGTTACTGATGAAATACAAGAAGCATATTTTAATAGCCATAGAATATTTATTATGAAAAAAGGGGAAATAATCGATTCAGTTTGTCCACACAATACAACAGAACAACAAATATATAGGGTGATTTATGAAGATAACTAA
- a CDS encoding ABC transporter permease produces the protein MKITNNKILSMVVLFLILLLAIYTDEFLSIENIYDMVNNYSILMILACGLFVVLLSGGIDISFPAITIITQYITISFISYYNVGFIFMFFISISVGLFLGFINAIIINKTNVPSIIITISTLNIFYGALLYFSKGVWLYDYPEWFSQEYIFLKTETANGFEYGISLQALVALFSVLLTYIITVKLSIGRKIYALGGNKDATSRIGFSIFLLQLFVYGYMGIMASLAGIVQSYTLQSVAPDSLLGYELTVLAAVVLGGASLSGGRGSLFGIILGVILLAVIQNGLNLLRIDSYWQTVVTGIIIILSISATAWSQYKAKGNNI, from the coding sequence ATGAAGATAACTAATAATAAAATATTATCTATGGTAGTATTATTCTTAATACTTCTACTAGCTATATATACTGATGAATTTTTATCCATTGAAAATATATATGATATGGTAAATAACTACTCCATATTAATGATTTTAGCTTGCGGGCTGTTTGTAGTTCTACTTTCTGGTGGAATTGATATTTCTTTTCCAGCAATTACTATTATCACACAATATATTACAATTTCCTTTATTTCCTATTATAATGTTGGTTTTATCTTTATGTTTTTTATATCAATAAGTGTAGGATTATTTTTAGGATTTATTAATGCTATTATAATTAATAAAACAAATGTACCTTCTATTATTATAACGATTTCTACATTAAATATATTTTATGGTGCACTGTTATATTTTAGTAAAGGAGTTTGGTTATATGATTACCCAGAATGGTTTTCTCAAGAATATATTTTCCTTAAAACAGAAACAGCAAATGGATTTGAATATGGTATATCTTTGCAAGCACTTGTTGCATTATTTTCAGTATTGTTAACCTATATCATTACAGTTAAATTAAGTATAGGAAGAAAAATTTATGCGTTAGGTGGTAATAAAGATGCAACGTCAAGAATTGGTTTTAGTATTTTTCTTCTACAGCTTTTTGTTTATGGATATATGGGAATAATGGCAAGTTTAGCCGGTATTGTACAATCTTATACATTACAATCTGTTGCCCCTGATTCATTATTAGGTTATGAATTAACTGTACTAGCTGCGGTTGTTTTAGGTGGAGCAAGTTTATCCGGAGGAAGAGGATCATTATTTGGAATCATACTTGGAGTAATATTACTTGCTGTTATTCAAAATGGACTGAATTTATTACGTATTGATTCATATTGGCAAACTGTTGTTACAGGAATCATTATTATTCTAAGTATTAGTGCAACTGCTTGGAGTCAATATAAAGCAAAAGGAAATAACATATGA
- a CDS encoding helix-turn-helix domain-containing protein codes for MAYSIDLRKKALKLYAQCNNTSQIANVYGIARPTLYRWLNLKNKQVT; via the coding sequence ATGGCATACTCAATAGATCTACGAAAAAAAGCATTAAAGCTTTACGCCCAATGCAACAATACCAGTCAAATCGCTAACGTTTATGGTATCGCACGTCCAACACTTTATCGCTGGCTTAACTTGAAAAACAAACAGGTAACTTAA
- the thiM gene encoding hydroxyethylthiazole kinase, producing MQSQFLAKIRQQNPLIHNLTNIVVANYSANGLLALGASPLMSDNVAEVADIQQFNRGLVINIGTLFSKGVEAMILAGKTANQQHIPVVLDPVGVAATAYRRETIDSLLAEVKFAVIRGNAGELACIAGEQWQSKGVDAGQGNGDLIAIAQRVAQQYQCVVAISGATDVISNGANTALVHNGTPMFPKITGSGCLLSAVCAAFVAVANPSQYFAATLEACTVYAIAGELAAQPLQPTQYGQFNMALLDQLGAINAEQITQYGRVDYV from the coding sequence ATGCAATCTCAATTTTTAGCCAAAATTCGCCAGCAAAATCCGCTGATTCATAATCTTACCAATATCGTGGTTGCCAATTATAGTGCCAATGGTTTATTGGCTTTAGGGGCTTCGCCGTTGATGTCTGATAATGTGGCGGAAGTGGCGGATATTCAGCAATTTAATCGTGGTTTAGTGATTAATATTGGTACGTTATTTAGCAAAGGGGTGGAGGCGATGATTTTAGCGGGTAAAACCGCAAATCAACAGCATATTCCTGTAGTGCTTGATCCTGTGGGCGTGGCGGCAACGGCTTATCGTCGTGAAACCATTGATAGTTTGCTTGCCGAAGTGAAATTTGCGGTGATTCGAGGCAATGCTGGCGAATTGGCGTGTATTGCTGGGGAACAGTGGCAAAGTAAAGGGGTTGATGCTGGGCAAGGCAATGGCGATTTAATTGCCATTGCACAGCGTGTCGCCCAACAATATCAATGTGTGGTAGCAATCAGTGGGGCAACCGATGTGATTAGTAACGGTGCCAATACCGCTTTAGTTCACAATGGAACGCCGATGTTTCCCAAAATTACAGGGTCTGGCTGTTTGTTGAGTGCGGTTTGCGCGGCTTTTGTGGCGGTGGCTAATCCCTCTCAATATTTTGCGGCAACCCTTGAGGCTTGTACGGTTTATGCGATTGCAGGGGAACTTGCCGCCCAGCCTCTCCAGCCTACCCAATATGGGCAATTTAATATGGCATTATTAGATCAACTTGGTGCAATCAATGCTGAACAAATTACGCAATATGGGAGGGTAGATTATGTCTAA
- the araC gene encoding arabinose operon transcriptional regulator AraC translates to MYKNYSLLLPNYPFNSELIAGITQGEKGNYLDFIVDRPEGMKGYMLQLTTFGKGEVFDGKKKFEAVKGQLLLFSPQAMQCYQRHHESQYWHYKWIYFYPDPKWLKWLNWSNTQQHIGKIFINNQHCFLEISQLFSKVEIELKSSHIVKQDLVSTLLEYLLMKCFSIEKLKCIPSIDQRVLIICEYILEHLEQNNSIDELASIVFLSSSRLSHLFKNALGISIVQWKEYQRILVAKKLLHFSNISVASLARSLGYDDSLYFSKLFKKHTGMSPSEFREIERNNG, encoded by the coding sequence ATGTATAAAAATTATTCATTGTTATTGCCAAATTATCCTTTTAATTCAGAATTGATTGCGGGAATAACGCAAGGGGAAAAAGGAAACTATCTTGATTTTATTGTAGATAGACCTGAAGGTATGAAGGGGTATATGTTACAGCTAACTACTTTCGGGAAAGGCGAGGTATTTGATGGCAAGAAAAAATTTGAAGCAGTGAAAGGACAACTATTGTTATTTTCCCCACAAGCTATGCAGTGTTATCAAAGACATCATGAAAGTCAATATTGGCATTATAAATGGATTTATTTTTATCCAGATCCTAAATGGTTGAAATGGTTAAACTGGTCGAATACACAGCAGCATATAGGGAAAATATTTATTAATAATCAACATTGTTTCTTAGAAATTAGTCAATTATTCAGTAAAGTGGAAATTGAATTAAAATCAAGCCATATTGTTAAGCAAGATCTTGTTTCAACTTTATTAGAATATTTACTAATGAAGTGTTTTTCAATTGAAAAACTTAAATGTATACCAAGTATTGATCAAAGAGTTTTGATTATTTGTGAATATATTCTGGAACATTTGGAACAAAATAATAGCATTGATGAATTAGCAAGTATTGTTTTTTTGTCTTCTTCACGCTTATCTCATTTATTTAAGAATGCGTTAGGGATTAGTATTGTGCAATGGAAAGAATACCAAAGAATTTTAGTTGCTAAAAAATTATTACATTTTTCTAATATCTCCGTTGCTAGTTTAGCTCGTTCTTTAGGATATGATGATTCGCTATATTTCTCTAAACTTTTTAAGAAACATACTGGAATGTCTCCATCAGAATTCCGAGAAATAGAAAGGAATAACGGTTAA